CCCCGCCAGCGGGCGACCGCCGCCACGGCGACGCTGCCGACGAGCACGTAGAAGATCTCGGCATCCATGCCCCCCACGGTACTGGGCGGTCGAGCGCCGGAGGAGCGTCAGCCGTGCGCGGCGAGGAGAGACGCGACGGATGCGTCGTCGACCTGCCGGAAGTCGAGGTAGTGCATGCCGACGGCCATGAAGCCCTCAGGGGCGTCGAGGCAGACGACGGTGTCGGCGTCGCTGCTCCGTTCGAGTTCCGCCACGGCATCCGGCGAGGCGACGGGGACGGCGACGACGACGGATGCCGCCCCGCGGGCGCGCGCGACGGCACAGGCCGCGCGCACCGTGGCCCCCGTGGCGATGCCGTCGTCGACGATAACGACGTTCCTTCCCCTCAGGTCGACGGGCGGGCGGACACCCCGCAGGCGCACCACGCGCTCCGCGACCACGGCGCGCTCACGCCGCTCCGCGCGGGCGAAGGCATCGTCGTCGACTCCCGATGCGGCGATCACCCCCTCGTTCCGCACGGTCGCGCCGGACTCGCCGACCGCTCCCATCGCTACCTCGTCATGCCAGGGCACGCCGACCTTGCGCACGACGAGCACGTCGAGCGGAGCATCGAGCTCCCGAGCGACCGGGGCCGCGACGGGAACGCCGCCTCGCGGAAGCCCCAGCACCACGGGGTCGGCCGGCGGATCCGCGGCCAGGCGCGCGGCCAGCATCCGTCCTGCATGCTCCCGGTCTCGGAACCTCTCCACGGCGACCTCCCGTCTCCGGCCTACTCCCGCGGGCATCGCGGGTCAAGGCGCGCGCTGGCCGGGCGGCCGCGGTCACGACGGGGAGTCGGCATCCGCCCCGTTCTCAGCCGCCCGCTCGCGCAGGTCGGCGTTCTCGTCTTCGAGGTCGAGCACACGGCGGATGCCGGCGATGTTGATGCCCTCCTCGCGCAGATCGGTGACGCGGCGCAGTCGAGCGATGTCGTCATCGCTGTAGCGGCGCGTGCCCCCTTCGCTGCGCGCCGGCGTGAGGAGCCCCTTGGCCTCGAACAGCCGCAGACTCGCCTCAGGCACCCCGCTGAGCTGTGCAGCGACGGCGATCCCGTAGACGGGGGTGCGAGAGTCTCGTTCGGCCATGAGGTTTCCTTCTTCACCAGTTGCAATCGATCTCGAGTTGATCTATAACAAATCTATACCACGAGATGCAGATCTCACCCACACCCGCCCCTGCGGGGGCCCGCACGAAAGGAGACACACATGGCGCTGTCATTCGATCCGTTCAGTCAGCTCGATCGGTTCGCCGCGAGCGTGCTGGACTCCGTTCGCGCACCACGGCTGATGCCGGTGGACCTGTTCCGCGACGGGGACCGGTACCTCCTGCACGCCGACCTCCCCGGTGTGGACCCGGGGTCGATCGACGTCGACGTCGACGGCTCGCAGCTCACGATCCGCGCGCAGCGCACGGCCGACAGCCGTGAGGGCGTGCGCTGGCTCGCCCGCGAGCGCGGCGCCGGCCAGTTCCTCCGCCAGTTCACCCTCGGCGACGGCGTGGATGTCGACAACATCAGCGCCTCGTACGAGAGCGGCGTGCTGTCGGTCATCATCCCGGTCAGCGAACGCGCGAAGCCGCGCAAGATCGAGGTCGAGACCGGCG
This Microbacterium sp. XT11 DNA region includes the following protein-coding sequences:
- a CDS encoding Hsp20/alpha crystallin family protein, with protein sequence MALSFDPFSQLDRFAASVLDSVRAPRLMPVDLFRDGDRYLLHADLPGVDPGSIDVDVDGSQLTIRAQRTADSREGVRWLARERGAGQFLRQFTLGDGVDVDNISASYESGVLSVIIPVSERAKPRKIEVETGEQRQAINA
- a CDS encoding phosphoribosyltransferase, which codes for MERFRDREHAGRMLAARLAADPPADPVVLGLPRGGVPVAAPVARELDAPLDVLVVRKVGVPWHDEVAMGAVGESGATVRNEGVIAASGVDDDAFARAERRERAVVAERVVRLRGVRPPVDLRGRNVVIVDDGIATGATVRAACAVARARGAASVVVAVPVASPDAVAELERSSDADTVVCLDAPEGFMAVGMHYLDFRQVDDASVASLLAAHG
- a CDS encoding MerR family transcriptional regulator, whose product is MAERDSRTPVYGIAVAAQLSGVPEASLRLFEAKGLLTPARSEGGTRRYSDDDIARLRRVTDLREEGINIAGIRRVLDLEDENADLRERAAENGADADSPS